A single genomic interval of Carassius gibelio isolate Cgi1373 ecotype wild population from Czech Republic chromosome A22, carGib1.2-hapl.c, whole genome shotgun sequence harbors:
- the LOC127942866 gene encoding gamma-glutamyl hydrolase-like: MYRQVLVLAVFAALLCGFPASCARNLNYRPIIGILAQENLEDDPHAQGSSYIAASYVKHLESAGARVVPIRINRTKEEYEKLFNAINGLLLPGGNVDIEKSQFTRAAKVFYELAIKANDASDYFPIWGTCQGFQQLTVLTSNKNLLTLTDTKAVALPLTFSPGAQKSRLFKKFPKDVLQSLAEENITSNFHSWSLSMQNYSSNAKLKRFYRVLTTNTDGKKEFISTMEAYRYPFYAVQWHPEKSPFEWIEKAGMVHTLSAIKATFYTAHFFVSEAMKNHHRFSSQSEEEKALIYNYQPIFKGLNSIFLQNYYFD, from the exons ATGTATCGCCAGGTGCTCGTGCTCGCGGTGTTCGCCGCTCTTCTATGCGGTTTTCCAGCATCATGCGCTCGTAATTTAAATTACAGACCCATCATCG GAATTTTAGCCCAGGAAAACTTGGAGGACGACCCTCATGCACAGGGATCTTCTTATATAGCTGCATCATATGTGAAGCACTTGGAGTCAGCAGGTGCCAGGGTTGTACCAATTCG AATAAATCGCACCAAGGAAGAGTACGAAAAACTGTTCAACGCAATAAATGG TTTGCTGCTGCCTGGTGGGAATGTGGACATTGAAAAGTCTCAGTTTACCAGAGCGGCAAAGGTTTTCTATGAACTTGCAATAaag GCTAATGATGCTTCAGATTATTTTCCGATCTGGGGCACCTGCCAGGGCTTCCAGCAGCTCACGGTTCTTACCAGCAACAAGAACTTGTTGACCTTGACTGACACCAAAGCAGTCGCCCTGCCGTTGACCTTCAGTCCAG GAGCCCAGAAAAGCAGGTTGTTCAAGAAGTTTCCAAAGGATGTCCTTCAGTCCCTGGCAGAAGAAAACATCACGTCTAATTTCCACAGCTGGAGCTTGTCCATGCAG AATTACAGTAGCAATGCCAAGCTTAAGCGTTTTTATCGAGTCCTAACTACAAATACAGATGGCAAGAAGGAGTTCATTTCCACAATGGAGG CGTATCGATATCCCTTCTATGCTGTTCAGTGGCACCCAGAGAAAAGCCCATTTGAGTGGATTGAGAAAGCCGGTATGGTGCACACGCTCTCAGCCATCAAAGCCACTTTCTACACTGCTCACTTCTTTGTTTCTGAAG CAATGAAAAACCATCATCGGTTTTCTTCGCAAAGCGAAGAAGAAAAAGCTCTGATTTACAACTATCAACCCATCTTCAAAGGCCTGAACAGCATCTTCCTGCAAAATTACTACTTCGATTAA